In Candidatus Methylomirabilota bacterium, the genomic stretch TTGTCCTGCTCGGCCGCATCCCAGCCGCGCACGTGCGGCCGCCGCTCACGCCCGTCTCCGACGACGAGCGTCACCGCATCCGCCTGGCGCTGAGGGCCTCCGGACTGTCTGCCTAACGTATCGGTACACCGCCAAGCTGCGGGGACCATGGAGCGGGTGGGTGCCTGAAATCAGCAGGTTCTTTGGCATCATCATCGCCATGTTCTACAACGATCACGCGCCACCACATTTCCATGCGCGCTACGGAGAGCAGCGGGCGATAATTGGCATAGACTTTCTGACGGTGTTGGGCGGCCGCCTGTCGCCGCGGGTCCTTAGGATTGGTGATGGAGTGGGCATCGCTTCATCAGGAGGAGCTGCGGGAAGATTGGCGACTGGCCGAGCGACAGGCGCCGCTCAGGTCCATCGCGCCATTGGAGTGATGCCATGATGAAGGATGTGGTCGAGGCCAAGCCGCTGGACGGCTTCCGGTTGCACGTGCGTTTCGAGGACGGTGTGGAAGGTGAGATTGATCTGACCGGTCTCATCCGCTTCGAAGGAGTGTTCGCTCCCTTGCGAGACCCGGCACGGTTTTCTGAGGTCCGGGTGCATCCTGAGCTCGGAACCGTGTGCTGGCCTAACGGAGCCGACCTCGATCCCGATGTACTGTACGTTAGGATCTCCGGCAAGCCCATTAGACTTGCTCCTGAGGAAACTCGTCCCTTCTGAAATCACGGGGCGGCCTGCTCGGCTAAGTCCCTGCCGCCGGGCGGCCGAGCTCGGCGATCTTCTCTATCAGCCGGTCGGCGATCTTCTGCCAGGTCTCCTTCGTGTTCGGCAGCGCGCGCAGATCGTCCACGCTGAACGGCGGCCCGATCACGATGTCAACGCGCTTCCCGATGCGCGGGACCACCGACCCGATGGGCAGCACCTGGTCGAGCCCGCGGTGGAAACACGGCACCACCGCGGCGCCGGTCTCGTAGAGCACCCGGCCCACGCCCGGCCGGCCGTGGCCCAGAGTCCCGTTGCGAGTCCGCGTCCCCTCTGGAAAGGTCCGCACGCAGCCGCCCTCCCGGAGCGCCGCGATGATCCGGTCCATCGCGGGCTGGAAGATCCCCTCGCCGCGGCGGACCGGAATGCACTTCATCCGCCGCATGAACCAGCTTATCAGCCGGCCCTTGAAGAAGTTGCGCTCCTCGGGAACGTGATACGGGATGAAGTCGTACTCCCAGAAGATGCGCGGCCAGAAGATCAGCGTGTCCACGAGGCCGTCGTCGAAGATGGTGACGTGGTTCGAGACGAACACGAGCGGCAGGCGCGCACCCTGGAGGTGATGCTTGCCCACGATCCGCGTCCGGTTCAGCACCCGCATCAGGACGGTGCACACCGGCACCACGAGCAGGCAGGTTAAGCACCAGGTGACGACACGGTTCAATCTCTCGCGGATGTCCATTGGGAGGGCCTGACCGAGCGGACAGTAGCCGGGGCGGGCCCCGGCGTCAAGCCGCCCGGCTCCGGCCGGGCGCGCCTCCGGGCCGCCCCTGGGCCGCTTGCGGGGCCGGGCGCCTTGCGGTATAAGGGGGGCCACCCGATGGCGCCCCACAATCACCCGACGTCACGGACTCCCGAGGAAACCGCGCTGCTCGGAACGGCTCAGCGCCGCTTCCCCGGCGGTGTGCTCAGTGGCTACTACGCCCCCGACGATCTCCAGTTCGTCGTCAAGGAAGCCCGCGGCGCCCACCTCTACGACTTCTCCGGGCGCGAGTACCTCGACTACCTCCTGGGGTCGGGCCCCATGGTGCTGGGCCACGCCCACCCGGCGGTGATCGAGGCCGTCCAGGCGCAGCTCAGCCGGGGCACGACGTACTTCCAGCTCTCCGAGCCCGCCGTGGCCCTGGCCGAGGAAATCTGCCGCGCCATGCCCTGCGCCGAGCAGGTGCGCTATACCTCCTCCGGCAGCGAGGCGACGTTCTTCGCGCTGCGCGTCGCGCGGGCCTTCCGCAAGCGCGACAAGATCCTGAAGTTCGAGGGCGGCTTCCACGGCACCCACGACTACTCCCTGATGAGCGTGGGGCCGAAGGCGCCCAAGGCCTTCCCCGCGCCCACGCCAGACTCGGCCGGCATCCCGCACGCCATCAGCGACGAGGTACTGATCGCGCCCTTCAACGACCTGGCGGAGACCGAGGCCATCATCGCCGCGCACCACGAGAGCCTGGCGGCCGTGATCATGGAGCCCTTCCAGCGGCTGATCATCCCGGACAGGGGCTTCCTGGCAGGCGTGCGCGAGGTCACGCGCCGCTACGGGGTGCCGCTCATCTTCGACGAGATCGTGACAGGCTTCCGCTTCGCCTACGGCGGCGCCCAGGAGTACTACGGCGTCGTGCCGGACCTCGCGGCGGTGGGCAAGATCATCGGCGGCGGCTTCCCGCTGGCGGCCGTGGTCGGGCGCGAGGAGATGATGCGGCACCTGGCGCCCGCCATGGAGACCGCGGGCGAGTTTGTCCAGCAGGCGGGCACGCTCAACGGCAACCCGGTTGCGGCGGCCGCGGGGCTGGCGACGCTCGCCGAGCTCCGCAAGCCGGGCGCCTACGAGCGTCTCTTCGCGACCGGCAACCGCGTGAAGACTGCGCTCGCGGAGGCCGCAAGGCGCGCGGGCTTCCAGGCGCAGGTCGCGGGCGAGGCGCCCGTCTTCGAGATCTACTTCACCGACCGCCCCATCACCGACTACCGGGCCACGCTGACGGCCGATCGCGCGCTCCATGCCGCGTTTACCCGCGCGCTGCTCGAGCTGGGTGTCGTCAAGGCGGCGCAGAAGATCTACGTCTCCCTCGCCCACACTGAAGAAGATATCCAGCGAACCGTCCAAGCATTCACCGCGGCTTTCGAGGCCGTGGCCGAGCAGCGACCGTAACGCCCACAAGGAGGGCAGAGACCATGGCGGAGAAATGGACAGAGGAGAAATGGGCCCAGGCTGAAGACTTCTGGTACAGCGGCAAGACCACCCGGCGCCGGTTCATCGGCTTCGGCGCCGCGGCGGCAGGCGCCCTCGGCGCCACCGTGGCCGTGCCCGCGTGGTGGAGGGACGCCTTCGGCCAGGCCAAGCCGTTCAAGGTCGGGACGCTGCAGCCGCTCAGCGGCACGGCGGCCGCGGGCGGCAAGACGGCGCTGGTCGGCGTGCAGATGGCCGTGGACCGCATC encodes the following:
- a CDS encoding DUF2442 domain-containing protein; its protein translation is MMKDVVEAKPLDGFRLHVRFEDGVEGEIDLTGLIRFEGVFAPLRDPARFSEVRVHPELGTVCWPNGADLDPDVLYVRISGKPIRLAPEETRPF
- a CDS encoding lysophospholipid acyltransferase family protein, with the protein product MDIRERLNRVVTWCLTCLLVVPVCTVLMRVLNRTRIVGKHHLQGARLPLVFVSNHVTIFDDGLVDTLIFWPRIFWEYDFIPYHVPEERNFFKGRLISWFMRRMKCIPVRRGEGIFQPAMDRIIAALREGGCVRTFPEGTRTRNGTLGHGRPGVGRVLYETGAAVVPCFHRGLDQVLPIGSVVPRIGKRVDIVIGPPFSVDDLRALPNTKETWQKIADRLIEKIAELGRPAAGT
- a CDS encoding glutamate-1-semialdehyde 2,1-aminomutase, whose translation is MAPHNHPTSRTPEETALLGTAQRRFPGGVLSGYYAPDDLQFVVKEARGAHLYDFSGREYLDYLLGSGPMVLGHAHPAVIEAVQAQLSRGTTYFQLSEPAVALAEEICRAMPCAEQVRYTSSGSEATFFALRVARAFRKRDKILKFEGGFHGTHDYSLMSVGPKAPKAFPAPTPDSAGIPHAISDEVLIAPFNDLAETEAIIAAHHESLAAVIMEPFQRLIIPDRGFLAGVREVTRRYGVPLIFDEIVTGFRFAYGGAQEYYGVVPDLAAVGKIIGGGFPLAAVVGREEMMRHLAPAMETAGEFVQQAGTLNGNPVAAAAGLATLAELRKPGAYERLFATGNRVKTALAEAARRAGFQAQVAGEAPVFEIYFTDRPITDYRATLTADRALHAAFTRALLELGVVKAAQKIYVSLAHTEEDIQRTVQAFTAAFEAVAEQRP